One stretch of Halobacillus litoralis DNA includes these proteins:
- a CDS encoding carbohydrate ABC transporter permease has product MSQPNAEQMANANHEKNKQPSKKPGPFSQKPKSRKKWITPKTVPYLFILPAVTFFLIFTVYPVISSLLLSFQTRAGSGYEFVGLDNYIRLFRDTLFYKALGNTFLILLIQVPIQLFLAVVIAVALNSQLVKMKSFFRVAFFMPAITALVASSIIFMIILDENYGLANYVLSLFGIEAIAWLSDPFWAKVALMAAITWRWTGYNMVIFLAGLQNIPGSLYEAAEMDGAGKVRQFFYITVPQLKPIFLFTFVLSTIGTLQLFDEPYILTQGGPNNATLTITLYLYQNGFRYFDFGYASAIAYVLVLIIGVLSWAQMKWAGEDK; this is encoded by the coding sequence GTGAGTCAACCGAATGCCGAACAGATGGCAAACGCCAACCACGAAAAGAACAAGCAGCCATCTAAGAAACCGGGTCCTTTCAGTCAAAAACCAAAATCTCGTAAGAAATGGATTACACCGAAGACGGTGCCGTACTTATTTATTCTTCCAGCCGTTACTTTCTTCTTGATCTTTACCGTTTATCCAGTCATTTCGTCATTATTATTGAGTTTTCAAACGCGTGCAGGATCAGGGTATGAATTTGTCGGGCTGGATAACTACATTCGATTGTTCCGGGACACGTTATTTTACAAAGCGCTCGGAAATACGTTCCTCATTTTACTCATTCAAGTTCCGATCCAGTTGTTCTTAGCTGTCGTCATTGCGGTGGCCCTTAATTCTCAACTGGTAAAAATGAAGAGCTTTTTCAGGGTAGCCTTCTTCATGCCGGCCATTACAGCATTGGTCGCATCTTCCATCATCTTCATGATCATTCTTGATGAAAACTACGGCCTTGCGAACTATGTGCTTTCTCTTTTTGGTATCGAGGCGATTGCCTGGTTGTCCGATCCATTCTGGGCTAAAGTCGCTTTGATGGCAGCAATCACTTGGCGCTGGACCGGGTACAACATGGTCATTTTCCTTGCCGGTCTCCAAAACATTCCCGGATCGCTTTATGAAGCGGCTGAGATGGACGGGGCAGGAAAAGTTCGTCAGTTCTTTTACATTACCGTACCTCAGTTGAAACCGATCTTCTTGTTCACATTCGTATTGTCAACGATCGGAACGTTGCAGTTGTTCGATGAGCCTTACATTTTAACGCAGGGTGGTCCGAACAATGCCACACTGACGATCACTCTCTACTTGTATCAAAATGGTTTCCGTTACTTTGATTTCGGTTACGCATCCGCGATTGCATACGTTCTTGTATTAATCATCGGGGTCCTTTCCTGGGCACAAATGAAATGGGCAGGTGAAGATAAATGA